Proteins co-encoded in one Candidatus Methylacidiphilales bacterium genomic window:
- a CDS encoding HU family DNA-binding protein, which translates to MANLTKRDLVVRISNETGMVQQDVLNVIQKTLDYLTESLAQGRTVELRNFGVFEIKLRKARVGRNPNKPESDVPIPPRAVVKFKPGKEMKASVSALSSRLIANPASSGNP; encoded by the coding sequence ATGGCAAATTTGACCAAACGTGATCTTGTTGTGCGGATCAGTAATGAAACCGGCATGGTTCAGCAGGACGTGCTGAATGTGATCCAGAAGACCTTGGATTACCTGACCGAGAGTCTGGCCCAGGGTAGGACCGTCGAATTGCGCAATTTCGGGGTCTTCGAGATCAAGCTCCGCAAGGCCCGGGTCGGTCGCAACCCGAACAAGCCTGAAAGCGATGTCCCGATCCCGCCCCGTGCCGTGGTCAAGTTCAAGCCCGGCAAGGAGATGAAGGCCAGTGTCTCCGCCCTTTCATCCCGCCTCATCGCCAATCCCGCCTCCTCCGGCAATCCTTGA